Proteins from a genomic interval of Fundidesulfovibrio putealis DSM 16056:
- a CDS encoding diguanylate cyclase, with protein MFTLFPDLDRPVTMHEHPHHPRRNHTRSLYACLLPLALLFALTSLATRSFAADVALTDLERYYVETNGEILLCVDPDWVPFESINERGEHQGIAADLLKLVSERTGLRFKLVQTQTWEESLDYSKSGKCQALSFLNETPKRKEWLVFSEPIFTDVNVFITREEHPFISDPGALTGETLVLPKGTAMEEFIRKDYPNLRIITVDTEAEAFQMISERKANMTMRSLIVAAYTIKKEGWFNLKISGQLPGYTNRLRVGLTKDKANLLDIINKGILSISGQDRGAIIDKHISINVQTVTDYSLLYKVAGILLFVIAVAALWVRQLRAHNKELTLISQTDALTNVSNRLKLNTVLSYEFARAKRKWHPLSVLLIDLDHFKKVNDELGHIAGDTVLKEVSRILASQVRSIDVVGRWGGEEFLIICPDTDTPSAMIVAERIVHAVSQFTFTCNRSQTISIGVASLSENDTPDTLLNRADEALYIAKSDGRNCARAAFTCLDCLNQPQ; from the coding sequence GTGTTCACATTGTTTCCCGATCTCGATCGACCTGTCACCATGCATGAACACCCACACCATCCGCGCCGCAATCACACACGCTCGCTTTACGCATGCCTGCTGCCCCTGGCGTTGCTCTTCGCACTGACCTCTCTTGCGACCCGATCTTTCGCCGCAGACGTCGCGCTCACGGATCTTGAACGCTATTATGTCGAGACCAATGGAGAAATATTGCTTTGCGTCGATCCGGACTGGGTTCCCTTTGAATCCATAAATGAACGCGGAGAACACCAGGGCATTGCAGCTGACCTGCTGAAGCTCGTGTCCGAACGGACCGGCCTCAGATTCAAGCTGGTGCAGACACAAACCTGGGAAGAGAGCCTGGACTATTCCAAGTCAGGCAAATGCCAGGCCCTGAGTTTCCTGAACGAGACGCCGAAACGCAAAGAATGGCTGGTGTTCAGCGAGCCCATTTTCACGGACGTCAACGTCTTCATTACCAGAGAAGAGCATCCCTTCATATCCGATCCCGGAGCGCTGACCGGCGAGACGCTCGTGTTGCCGAAGGGCACGGCCATGGAGGAGTTCATACGCAAGGACTACCCCAACCTCCGCATCATCACCGTCGATACGGAAGCGGAAGCGTTCCAAATGATCTCCGAGCGCAAAGCGAACATGACCATGCGTTCGCTCATCGTGGCCGCCTACACGATCAAGAAAGAGGGCTGGTTCAACCTGAAAATTTCCGGGCAGCTTCCCGGCTACACAAACCGACTGCGCGTGGGACTGACAAAAGACAAGGCCAATCTTCTCGACATCATCAACAAGGGAATTCTCTCCATCAGCGGCCAGGATCGCGGCGCGATAATCGACAAGCACATCTCCATCAACGTTCAGACCGTCACCGACTACTCTTTACTCTACAAAGTTGCAGGCATCCTCTTGTTTGTCATCGCTGTCGCGGCCTTGTGGGTGCGCCAACTGAGAGCCCACAACAAAGAGCTCACGCTGATATCGCAGACTGATGCGCTGACCAATGTGTCGAACCGCTTGAAGTTGAACACCGTGCTCAGCTATGAGTTCGCGCGCGCCAAGCGCAAATGGCACCCGCTGTCCGTGCTCCTGATCGACCTGGACCACTTCAAGAAAGTCAACGACGAGCTTGGCCATATTGCCGGGGACACCGTCCTGAAAGAGGTGAGCCGGATATTGGCGTCCCAGGTGCGCAGCATTGATGTTGTCGGGCGGTGGGGTGGCGAGGAGTTCCTGATCATTTGTCCGGATACGGACACTCCAAGCGCCATGATCGTTGCCGAGCGAATCGTCCATGCAGTCAGCCAATTCACATTCACCTGCAACAGGTCGCAGACCATAAGCATTGGTGTCGCCTCGCTCTCCGAGAACGACACCCCGGACACCCTGCTGAACAGGGCGGACGAGGCGCTTTACATTGCCAAGAGCGACGGCCGGAACTGCGCCCGCGCTGCGTTCACGTGCCTGGACTGCCTGAACCAGCCGCAGTAG
- a CDS encoding NAD(P)H-dependent glycerol-3-phosphate dehydrogenase codes for MKVAVIGGGSWGTTLADLLAHKGVDVTIWLRERELLAEFKSKGENSWYMPGVKLSPNLKTSNDLEQTCAGKQLFLMAVPSQFMRPVLGDIRELLPKNAAIVCASKGIELDTGKTMSEVCEEAMGGKKHRFGVLSGPSFAYEVIRRMPTAVSLGCKDKDLSKEVQELFATDTFRVYTNKDVRGVELGGAVKNIIAIAAGVSDELGFGTNARAALITRGLAEMGRLGAKMGADPKTFMGLSGLGDLVLTCTGDLSRNRQVGKRLARGQKLMDILSEMKMVAEGVKTTQAVHLLSQKLKVDLPITEQVNAVLYEGKDPAQAVRELMTRALRDE; via the coding sequence ATGAAAGTAGCAGTGATCGGCGGCGGCAGCTGGGGCACCACCCTGGCCGACCTGCTGGCCCATAAAGGCGTCGACGTCACCATCTGGCTTCGCGAGCGGGAACTGCTGGCGGAGTTCAAGTCCAAGGGCGAGAACTCCTGGTACATGCCCGGCGTGAAGCTGTCGCCGAACCTCAAGACGTCCAACGACCTGGAGCAGACCTGCGCGGGCAAGCAGTTGTTCCTGATGGCCGTGCCCAGCCAGTTCATGCGCCCGGTTCTGGGCGACATCCGCGAGCTTTTGCCCAAGAACGCGGCCATCGTGTGCGCCAGCAAGGGCATCGAGCTGGACACCGGCAAGACCATGTCCGAAGTGTGCGAGGAGGCCATGGGCGGCAAGAAGCACCGCTTCGGCGTGCTCTCCGGTCCGAGCTTCGCCTACGAGGTGATCCGGCGCATGCCAACGGCCGTGAGCCTGGGCTGCAAGGACAAGGATCTGTCCAAGGAAGTGCAGGAGCTGTTCGCCACGGACACCTTCCGCGTCTACACCAACAAGGACGTGCGCGGCGTGGAGCTTGGCGGCGCGGTGAAGAACATCATCGCCATCGCGGCGGGGGTGTCCGACGAGTTGGGCTTCGGCACCAACGCCAGGGCCGCGCTCATCACCAGGGGTCTTGCCGAGATGGGCCGCCTGGGGGCCAAGATGGGGGCTGACCCCAAGACCTTCATGGGGCTCTCGGGCCTGGGCGACCTGGTGCTGACCTGCACCGGCGACCTGTCGCGCAACCGTCAGGTGGGCAAACGCCTGGCGCGCGGCCAGAAGCTCATGGACATCCTGTCCGAGATGAAGATGGTGGCAGAAGGCGTGAAGACCACCCAGGCCGTGCACCTCTTGAGCCAGAAGCTCAAGGTGGACCTGCCCATCACCGAGCAGGTCAACGCCGTGCTGTACGAAGGCAAGGACCCTGCCCAGGCCGTGCGCGAGCTGATGACCAGGGCGCTGCGCGACGAGTAG
- the ahbB gene encoding siroheme decarboxylase subunit beta: MTKAKEFTEAQKRVLSLVQGDLPDGPEPFAEIAKQAGVTQEEVLELLSGMKERGEIRRFGATLRHQKAGYGCNAMVAWYVDDADMDRIGAFMAARPEISHCYHRVNCMDWPYNLYTMVHAKSREECSATIAELARLSGVEEHDVLESRKEFKKTSMRYF; the protein is encoded by the coding sequence ATGACCAAAGCCAAAGAATTCACCGAGGCCCAGAAACGCGTCCTCTCGCTGGTCCAGGGCGACCTGCCCGACGGACCCGAACCCTTCGCCGAAATCGCCAAACAGGCCGGAGTGACCCAGGAGGAAGTGCTGGAGCTTCTCTCCGGCATGAAGGAACGCGGCGAGATCAGGCGCTTCGGAGCCACGCTTCGCCACCAGAAGGCCGGATACGGCTGCAACGCCATGGTCGCCTGGTACGTGGACGACGCCGACATGGACCGCATCGGGGCCTTCATGGCCGCGCGCCCGGAAATATCCCACTGCTACCACCGCGTGAACTGCATGGACTGGCCCTACAACCTCTACACCATGGTCCACGCCAAGAGCCGCGAGGAGTGCAGCGCCACCATCGCCGAGCTGGCCCGCCTCTCCGGAGTCGAGGAGCACGACGTGCTGGAGAGCCGCAAGGAATTCAAGAAAACCAGCATGCGGTACTTCTAG
- a CDS encoding AAA family ATPase — MPILPKDIHAFMAQRVLGQRDVLRLISVAVYKHVSGIRAGNILLVGNSGTGKTTIMKTIHRFYHEHDEMAPFRVMAVLNANILAGEEGDIRTARLFTALEAAVKKQLGENVDRETMRQGLQNATVCLDEVDKISARISGKPNPIGIALQQALLTILEGETIMVPVTVTENGQEVATHVPVDTGRMLFVCGGAFEELYDQVYSLIINRKDDRRLKETTELQRTLEGEVRVTAVTRFKLVDYMRLSDMFAYGMLPQFLSRFTSMAILDDLAKEDLVQILIAAQDSPLRHCRDFFASMGIELRVTQEALEMIAEHALRNTRIGARALREIFSRIMADAEFDPFGQKRLQKTEQGHSLTLDRAMVLERLNR; from the coding sequence ATGCCCATCCTGCCCAAGGACATCCACGCCTTCATGGCCCAGCGCGTGCTGGGCCAGCGCGACGTGCTGCGGCTCATTTCCGTGGCCGTGTACAAGCACGTCTCGGGCATCCGGGCAGGCAACATCCTCCTGGTGGGCAACTCCGGCACCGGCAAGACCACCATCATGAAGACCATCCACCGCTTCTACCACGAGCACGACGAGATGGCCCCCTTCAGGGTGATGGCCGTCCTGAACGCCAACATCCTGGCGGGCGAAGAGGGTGACATCCGCACCGCGCGCCTGTTCACCGCCCTGGAAGCAGCCGTCAAGAAGCAGCTCGGCGAAAACGTGGACCGCGAGACCATGCGCCAGGGGCTCCAGAACGCCACCGTCTGCCTGGACGAGGTGGACAAGATCTCCGCGCGCATCTCCGGCAAGCCAAACCCCATCGGCATTGCCCTCCAGCAGGCCCTCCTGACCATCCTGGAAGGCGAAACCATCATGGTGCCCGTCACGGTCACAGAAAACGGCCAGGAGGTCGCCACGCACGTCCCCGTGGACACCGGGCGCATGCTCTTTGTGTGCGGCGGCGCGTTCGAGGAACTCTACGACCAGGTCTACAGCCTCATCATCAACCGCAAGGACGACCGCCGCCTGAAGGAAACCACCGAGCTCCAGCGCACCCTCGAAGGCGAGGTGCGCGTCACCGCCGTCACCCGCTTCAAGCTGGTGGACTACATGCGCCTCTCGGACATGTTCGCCTACGGCATGCTGCCGCAGTTCCTGTCGCGCTTCACCTCCATGGCCATCCTGGACGACCTGGCCAAGGAAGACCTGGTGCAGATACTCATCGCCGCGCAGGACTCGCCCCTGCGACACTGCCGCGACTTCTTCGCCTCCATGGGCATTGAGCTGCGCGTCACCCAGGAGGCGCTGGAGATGATCGCCGAGCACGCCCTGCGCAACACCCGCATCGGAGCCAGGGCGCTGCGCGAGATATTCAGCCGGATTATGGCCGACGCCGAGTTCGACCCCTTCGGGCAGAAACGGCTCCAGAAGACCGAACAGGGCCATTCGCTGACCCTGGACCGGGCCATGGTGCTGGAACGCTTGAACAGGTGA
- a CDS encoding YciI family protein — MFVIVLEYAKPLEEVDRWLEEHREFLRENYALGRFIASGPCVPRTGGVILARGCSRCELDAILERDPFKREGVAAYSVMEFDAVMTDPAFAPFVK, encoded by the coding sequence ATGTTTGTGATCGTGCTGGAGTATGCGAAGCCGCTGGAGGAAGTAGACCGGTGGCTTGAGGAACATCGGGAATTTTTGCGGGAGAACTACGCGCTCGGGCGCTTCATAGCTTCGGGTCCGTGCGTGCCCAGGACAGGCGGTGTGATCCTGGCTCGCGGATGCAGCAGATGCGAACTGGACGCGATCCTCGAGCGCGACCCATTCAAGCGCGAAGGTGTGGCCGCCTATAGCGTCATGGAGTTCGACGCCGTCATGACCGATCCGGCGTTCGCTCCCTTCGTAAAATAA
- a CDS encoding M99 family carboxypeptidase catalytic domain-containing protein, producing MLFPCVLAAALWLALPCAQARAEMHTFFPGTQYSLDVHFLRGDKPGPTVMVQGGIQGDESAGFLTAQLLTRAKVTRGTVIIVPRANPPSIHERKRAINVDLNRRFDKDYNEFYEDRLARVIRYLVAQSQALVHLHEGSGFYDPVRKSDLRGPMRYGQSVIIDTTEYKRSVQLERLVRQVLVKLNDGLAPKDYAFQLFNMDTFNDRSKYLEQRKSLTYYALSSVGIPAVAVEVSKNIPDLSWKTAQQLKATVLFLRQFGVELEAPRLAPEDMKTYPGRNLKVVINGREIESTASAPARIKVSPGAPLDVRCEAPAGSESMSPVTAVFASDRPGFNLAKAPRLPMAPFQTLDVRADGVPLGKATLEWTGTWPAAQTSGPPAFVFWLGGQLKTVQSGDVLDAVQGDQLVLEGVRGSKKDEVLNLKGYVTRVGKNDGQDAGQEIILDPKSFLPRFMTQQDNGVFLCEVVRETPKEPAAKFTIRVHPREVQSLILATADGREISLAWTPGKHMHLAPGRYTLKDVRGNGPAGMVQLFAGKYPVKIGQTFQVADKDELVLRQATTFAEMGKMPVTGRVALSMASRVAP from the coding sequence ATGCTCTTCCCGTGCGTTCTGGCCGCCGCCCTGTGGCTGGCCCTGCCCTGCGCCCAGGCCCGGGCGGAGATGCACACATTTTTCCCCGGCACGCAGTATTCCCTGGATGTGCACTTCCTGAGGGGCGACAAGCCCGGCCCCACGGTCATGGTGCAGGGCGGCATCCAGGGCGACGAGTCCGCCGGATTCCTCACCGCCCAGCTGCTCACCAGGGCCAAGGTCACGCGCGGCACGGTCATAATCGTGCCCCGGGCCAACCCCCCTTCCATCCATGAGCGCAAGCGCGCCATCAACGTGGACCTGAACCGCCGCTTCGACAAAGACTACAACGAATTCTACGAGGACCGCCTCGCCCGCGTCATCCGCTATCTGGTGGCCCAGAGCCAGGCCCTGGTGCACCTGCACGAAGGCTCCGGCTTCTACGATCCCGTGCGCAAGTCCGACCTGCGCGGCCCCATGCGCTACGGCCAGTCCGTCATCATCGACACCACGGAGTACAAGCGCTCCGTGCAGCTGGAACGCCTGGTGCGCCAGGTGCTCGTGAAGCTGAACGACGGCTTAGCGCCCAAGGACTACGCCTTCCAGCTCTTCAACATGGACACCTTCAACGACCGCTCCAAATACCTGGAGCAGCGCAAGTCCCTGACCTACTACGCCCTGTCCAGCGTGGGCATCCCCGCCGTGGCCGTGGAGGTCAGCAAGAACATTCCGGACCTCTCCTGGAAGACCGCCCAGCAGTTGAAAGCCACCGTGCTCTTCCTGCGCCAGTTCGGCGTGGAGCTTGAAGCGCCGCGTCTGGCACCCGAAGATATGAAGACCTATCCGGGACGCAACCTCAAGGTGGTGATCAACGGACGCGAGATCGAATCCACCGCCAGCGCCCCGGCCCGCATCAAGGTCTCGCCAGGAGCGCCGCTTGACGTGCGCTGCGAAGCCCCCGCCGGGAGCGAATCCATGAGCCCCGTCACGGCTGTCTTCGCCTCGGACCGCCCCGGCTTCAACCTCGCCAAGGCCCCCCGCCTGCCCATGGCCCCGTTCCAGACCCTGGACGTGCGCGCCGACGGCGTCCCGCTCGGCAAGGCCACCCTGGAGTGGACCGGCACGTGGCCCGCCGCCCAGACATCCGGCCCGCCCGCTTTTGTCTTCTGGCTGGGCGGACAGCTGAAAACCGTGCAGTCCGGCGACGTGCTCGACGCCGTGCAGGGCGATCAACTGGTGTTGGAAGGTGTGCGGGGCAGCAAGAAGGACGAAGTCCTCAACCTTAAGGGCTACGTCACCCGCGTGGGCAAGAACGACGGCCAGGACGCCGGACAGGAGATAATCCTGGATCCCAAGAGCTTCCTGCCGCGCTTCATGACCCAGCAGGACAACGGCGTGTTCCTGTGCGAAGTTGTGCGCGAGACGCCCAAGGAACCCGCCGCCAAGTTCACCATCCGCGTGCATCCGCGCGAGGTCCAGTCGCTGATCCTGGCCACCGCCGACGGCAGGGAAATCTCCCTGGCCTGGACGCCTGGAAAGCACATGCATCTCGCACCTGGGCGCTACACCTTGAAGGACGTGCGCGGCAACGGCCCCGCAGGCATGGTGCAGCTGTTCGCCGGGAAGTATCCGGTCAAGATCGGACAGACCTTCCAGGTGGCCGACAAGGACGAACTGGTGCTCAGGCAGGCCACGACGTTCGCCGAGATGGGTAAGATGCCCGTCACCGGACGCGTGGCGCTGTCCATGGCCAGCCGCGTCGCGCCCTGA
- a CDS encoding L,D-transpeptidase family protein, whose product MALSHAITSVSGIVAAVFLLLSSATASLAGEGWAVSLRADPYGPQRFLAVDKSSQTFWFFEQQSPLQPIKQLPCTTGQEPGTKWKEGDLKTPEGVYFIRERINGGLDYGLYGDLAFTLNYPNPIDVINGRKGSGIWIHGRGRPITPMESRGCVALNNPDIKELDPQFTKRVLPVVIANEVHWSKDAPAAAKEAQEVVAATLEWAKAWSRKSEDFFAFHDAAKYSVATGEPFDAFRSQKRQLFSKLPWIHVLIDDVRAVQGPDYWVTYFGQLYRSPTLASEGVKRLYWQRNEQGRFVIVGVEYAETSLGLEGKYLARVRGDVTKVVEAWRQAWEKGKVAEYMQFYGPNATQGDRKGATAIREHKQQIWNGNKAPKKVAIRDMKFTLAQEGVLVEFIQEYASKDGVADKGKKKMVFGPVGDGWAILDEDWSKM is encoded by the coding sequence GTGGCACTGTCCCACGCCATCACATCCGTTTCCGGTATCGTCGCTGCCGTCTTCCTGCTGTTGTCCTCGGCAACCGCCTCCCTGGCCGGCGAAGGCTGGGCGGTGAGCCTGCGGGCCGACCCTTACGGCCCCCAGAGGTTCCTGGCCGTGGACAAGTCCTCGCAGACCTTCTGGTTCTTCGAGCAGCAGAGCCCTTTGCAGCCCATCAAGCAGCTGCCCTGCACCACCGGGCAGGAGCCGGGCACCAAATGGAAAGAGGGCGACCTGAAGACCCCCGAAGGCGTCTATTTCATCCGCGAACGCATCAACGGCGGCCTGGATTACGGTCTCTACGGCGACCTGGCCTTCACGCTGAACTACCCCAATCCCATCGACGTGATCAACGGCCGCAAAGGCTCGGGCATCTGGATCCATGGGCGGGGCAGGCCCATCACCCCCATGGAAAGCCGGGGCTGCGTGGCGTTGAACAACCCCGACATCAAGGAACTGGACCCCCAGTTCACCAAGCGCGTGCTGCCCGTGGTCATCGCCAACGAGGTCCACTGGTCCAAGGACGCCCCCGCTGCCGCCAAGGAGGCCCAGGAAGTGGTTGCCGCCACCCTGGAGTGGGCCAAGGCCTGGTCGCGCAAGTCCGAAGACTTCTTCGCCTTTCATGACGCAGCCAAGTACTCCGTGGCTACCGGCGAACCCTTCGACGCCTTCCGCAGCCAGAAGCGCCAGCTTTTCTCCAAGCTTCCCTGGATTCACGTGCTGATCGACGACGTGCGCGCCGTGCAGGGACCCGACTACTGGGTCACCTATTTCGGCCAGCTGTACCGTTCCCCGACGCTGGCCAGCGAGGGCGTCAAGCGTCTCTACTGGCAGCGTAACGAGCAGGGCCGCTTCGTGATCGTGGGCGTGGAGTATGCCGAGACCTCCCTGGGTCTTGAAGGCAAGTACCTGGCCCGCGTGCGCGGCGACGTGACCAAGGTGGTCGAGGCCTGGCGCCAGGCCTGGGAAAAGGGGAAGGTGGCCGAGTACATGCAGTTCTACGGTCCCAACGCCACCCAGGGCGACCGCAAGGGCGCGACCGCCATTCGCGAACACAAGCAGCAGATCTGGAACGGCAACAAGGCCCCCAAAAAGGTCGCCATCCGCGACATGAAGTTCACCCTGGCCCAGGAGGGCGTGCTGGTGGAATTCATCCAGGAGTACGCCAGCAAGGACGGCGTGGCCGACAAGGGCAAAAAGAAGATGGTCTTCGGCCCCGTGGGCGACGGCTGGGCCATCCTGGACGAGGACTGGAGCAAGATGTAA
- the pyrE gene encoding orotate phosphoribosyltransferase, protein MKQRLARIILDKSYREGDFVLTSGRKSDYYFDCKPTALHPEGSYLLGNIFCDMLSGLDVQGVGGMTLGADPLVSAVTVMSYIGKRPLPGFIVRKQSKGHGTNQFLEGLVNFQPGDKVAMLEDVVTTGGTLLKACERVRDAGLTIVAVLAVLDRQEGGRENLAAAGYDLNAIFTRADLVAAKG, encoded by the coding sequence GTGAAACAGCGGTTAGCCAGAATCATTCTCGACAAGTCCTATCGCGAAGGCGATTTCGTCCTCACCTCGGGTCGCAAGAGCGACTATTATTTCGATTGCAAGCCCACGGCCCTGCATCCTGAAGGGTCCTACCTGCTGGGCAACATCTTCTGCGACATGCTCTCCGGCCTGGACGTGCAGGGCGTGGGCGGCATGACCCTGGGGGCCGACCCCCTGGTGAGCGCCGTCACCGTGATGTCCTACATTGGCAAGCGCCCCCTGCCCGGTTTCATCGTGCGCAAGCAGTCCAAGGGGCACGGGACCAACCAGTTTCTTGAAGGGCTCGTCAACTTCCAGCCCGGCGACAAGGTCGCCATGCTGGAGGACGTGGTCACCACGGGCGGCACGCTCCTCAAGGCCTGCGAGCGCGTGCGCGACGCCGGACTGACCATCGTGGCGGTATTGGCCGTGCTTGACCGCCAGGAAGGCGGTCGCGAGAACCTGGCAGCCGCCGGGTACGATCTCAACGCCATCTTCACCCGAGCCGATCTCGTCGCGGCCAAAGGCTAA
- the purB gene encoding adenylosuccinate lyase, translating to MIDRYTRPEMGRLWSLENRFRVWLEVELAVCEGWCAMGRIPAQDMQTIRDKADINVERILEIEERTRHDVIAFLTNVEEIVGPSARYIHLGCTSSDIVDTANGVLLKRAGAMILDGLDKLLGVLKDMAQAHKGRLCMGRTHGIHAEPTSFGLKMTVFYAEFLRHRERVKRAVDSVAVGKMSGAVGTYAYLSPELEERACAILGLTPDPVSTQIVQRDRHAEFFTALGLLGGGIERLCVELRHLQRTEVLEVEEGFGKGQKGSSAMPHKKNPISAENLAGLSRLLRTNALASMENMALWHERDISHSSVERVIMPDSTILADYMLHRLANLLSGLRIIEENMERNLWGSYGLFFSQAVLLSLIDKGMDRQQAYEQVQAIAMRCWTEKKLFADEVRRDTAIANALGHEMLDELFNPANFLKEEDAIYKRVFGA from the coding sequence ATGATAGACCGCTACACCCGCCCGGAAATGGGCCGACTCTGGAGCCTTGAGAACAGGTTCCGGGTCTGGCTCGAAGTGGAACTGGCCGTTTGCGAGGGCTGGTGCGCCATGGGGCGCATCCCCGCCCAGGACATGCAGACCATCCGCGACAAGGCAGACATCAACGTGGAGCGCATCCTGGAGATCGAGGAGCGCACCCGCCACGACGTCATCGCCTTCCTGACCAACGTGGAGGAGATCGTCGGCCCCTCGGCCCGCTATATCCACCTGGGCTGCACAAGCTCCGACATCGTGGACACCGCCAACGGCGTGCTCCTCAAGCGCGCCGGAGCGATGATCCTGGACGGGCTGGACAAGCTCCTCGGCGTGCTCAAGGACATGGCTCAAGCCCACAAGGGCCGCCTGTGCATGGGCCGCACCCACGGCATCCACGCCGAGCCCACCAGCTTCGGCCTGAAGATGACCGTGTTCTACGCGGAGTTCCTGCGCCACCGCGAGCGCGTGAAGCGCGCCGTGGACAGCGTGGCCGTGGGCAAGATGAGCGGAGCCGTGGGCACCTACGCCTATCTCTCGCCTGAGCTGGAAGAGCGCGCCTGCGCCATACTGGGCCTGACCCCGGACCCGGTGTCCACCCAGATCGTGCAGCGCGACCGCCACGCCGAGTTCTTCACCGCCCTGGGCCTTCTTGGCGGCGGTATCGAACGGCTGTGCGTGGAGCTTCGGCACTTGCAGCGCACCGAGGTGCTGGAAGTGGAAGAGGGCTTCGGCAAGGGGCAGAAGGGCTCCTCGGCCATGCCCCACAAGAAGAACCCCATTTCCGCCGAGAACCTGGCCGGACTGTCGCGCCTCTTGCGCACCAACGCGCTGGCCTCCATGGAGAACATGGCCCTGTGGCACGAGCGCGACATCTCGCACTCCTCCGTGGAGCGCGTCATCATGCCCGACTCCACCATACTGGCCGACTACATGCTGCACCGTCTGGCCAACCTGCTTTCCGGGCTTCGCATCATCGAGGAAAACATGGAGCGCAACCTGTGGGGCTCCTACGGGCTGTTCTTCTCCCAGGCTGTTCTGCTTTCGCTTATCGACAAGGGAATGGACCGTCAGCAGGCCTATGAGCAGGTTCAGGCCATCGCCATGCGCTGTTGGACGGAAAAAAAGCTCTTTGCCGATGAGGTCCGGCGTGATACGGCCATCGCCAATGCGTTGGGGCACGAAATGCTGGACGAACTGTTCAATCCGGCCAACTTCCTCAAAGAGGAAGACGCCATCTACAAAAGGGTGTTCGGGGCGTGA
- a CDS encoding FmdB family zinc ribbon protein produces the protein MPIYEYRCQECQQTFEEWQKDFTERQVPCPVCGGKAERLISSSSFVLKGGGWYSDLYSKPAGDSSGSSASPASTGAGASCAPKAEAKAEAAPEAKPCAPTCASGGCSN, from the coding sequence ATGCCCATCTACGAATACCGCTGCCAGGAATGTCAGCAGACTTTCGAGGAATGGCAGAAGGACTTCACGGAGCGCCAGGTACCCTGCCCCGTGTGCGGCGGCAAGGCCGAGCGTCTCATTTCCAGTTCGTCTTTCGTCCTGAAGGGCGGCGGCTGGTATTCCGATCTGTATTCCAAGCCTGCGGGGGACTCGTCAGGGTCGTCCGCTTCGCCCGCTTCAACGGGTGCTGGCGCGTCATGCGCGCCCAAGGCCGAGGCCAAGGCCGAAGCCGCTCCCGAAGCCAAGCCTTGCGCGCCGACCTGCGCATCGGGCGGCTGTTCCAACTGA